The following proteins are encoded in a genomic region of Pseudomonas sp. Os17:
- a CDS encoding ATP phosphoribosyltransferase regulatory subunit: MATVDRWLLPDGIEEVLPPEAARIEVARRQVLDLFQSWGYEFVVTPHIEYLESLLTGAGQDLDLRTFKVIDPQSGRQMGFRADITPQVARIDAHTLRREGPSRLCYAGSVLHAQPRALSSSRSPIQLGAELYGDASPSSDVEVISLMLAMLQLADVPDVHMDLGHVGIYRGLAQAAGLSGAVEQQLFDALQRKAIDEVISLTQGLPADLADMLRSLVELCGSREVLSDARRRLAGAPTSVLLALDELLTIAERLSVRFPDLPLYFDLGELRGYHYHTGVVFAVFVPGVGQSIAQGGRYDDIGADFGRARPATGFSTDLKTLVTLGRAEVELPSGGIWMPDSTDAALWQTVCQLRSEGQRVVQALPGQPLAAAREADCDRQLIQQNGLWQVLPLAS, translated from the coding sequence ATGGCAACGGTAGACCGCTGGCTGCTGCCAGATGGCATCGAAGAAGTATTGCCGCCGGAAGCGGCGCGCATTGAAGTAGCGCGTCGTCAGGTGTTGGATCTGTTTCAGAGCTGGGGTTACGAGTTCGTCGTTACTCCCCATATCGAATACCTGGAATCCCTGTTGACGGGCGCCGGCCAGGACCTGGATCTGCGCACCTTCAAGGTCATCGACCCGCAATCGGGCCGGCAAATGGGTTTCCGTGCCGACATCACGCCACAGGTGGCGCGTATCGACGCTCACACTCTGCGTCGCGAAGGGCCGAGCCGCCTGTGCTACGCCGGCAGCGTGCTGCATGCGCAGCCCCGAGCCTTGTCGTCCTCTCGCAGCCCGATCCAGCTGGGCGCCGAGTTGTATGGCGATGCCAGTCCAAGCAGCGACGTCGAGGTCATCAGCCTGATGCTGGCCATGCTGCAACTGGCCGATGTGCCGGATGTGCACATGGATCTGGGGCATGTGGGTATCTACCGTGGCCTGGCTCAGGCGGCCGGTCTGTCCGGTGCCGTAGAGCAACAATTGTTCGATGCCCTGCAGCGCAAGGCGATCGATGAAGTCATCAGCCTGACCCAGGGCCTGCCCGCCGATCTGGCCGACATGCTGCGCTCCCTGGTGGAGTTGTGCGGCAGTCGCGAAGTATTGAGTGATGCCCGTCGCCGCCTGGCTGGCGCACCGACTTCGGTGCTGCTGGCGCTGGATGAGTTGCTGACCATTGCCGAGCGCTTGTCGGTGCGTTTCCCTGATTTGCCGCTGTACTTCGATCTGGGCGAGCTGCGTGGTTATCACTACCACACCGGTGTGGTGTTCGCGGTGTTCGTGCCGGGCGTGGGTCAATCCATTGCCCAGGGCGGTCGTTACGATGACATCGGCGCGGACTTCGGACGTGCCCGTCCGGCGACCGGTTTCTCCACCGATTTGAAAACCCTGGTGACCCTGGGGCGTGCTGAAGTCGAGCTACCGTCCGGCGGTATCTGGATGCCTGACAGCACTGACGCGGCACTCTGGCAGACCGTCTGCCAGTTGCGCAGTGAGGGTCAGCGTGTCGTTCAGGCGTTGCCTGGACAACCTTTGGCCGCCGCCCGTGAAGCGGACTGCGACCGGCAATTGATTCAGCAGAATGGGCTTTGGCAAGTATTGCCGCTGGCTTCTTGA
- the hflC gene encoding protease modulator HflC, protein MSNKSLIALIVGVVVAVVAWNSFYIVAQTERAVLLQFGRVVQADVQPGLHVKVPYVNQVRKFDARLMTLDAPTQRFLTLEKKAVMVDAYAKWRVKDAERFYTATSGLKQIADERLSRRLESGLRDQFGKRTLHEVVSGERDALMADITASLNKMAEKELGIEVVDVRVKAIDLPKEVNRSVFERMSTEREREAREHRAKGNELAEGIRADADRQRRVLLAEAYRESEEVRGDGDAQAAAIYAKAYGQDQEFYAFYRSLRAYRESFANKSDVMVLDPSSDFFHYLEKSKP, encoded by the coding sequence ATGAGCAATAAATCGCTGATCGCCCTGATCGTGGGTGTTGTCGTGGCGGTGGTTGCCTGGAACAGCTTCTACATCGTCGCTCAGACCGAGCGTGCGGTGTTGCTGCAGTTCGGTCGTGTGGTCCAGGCCGATGTCCAGCCTGGCCTGCATGTGAAAGTGCCCTACGTGAACCAGGTGCGTAAGTTCGACGCGCGCCTGATGACCCTGGATGCACCGACGCAGCGCTTCCTGACTCTGGAAAAGAAAGCCGTGATGGTGGATGCCTACGCCAAGTGGCGGGTCAAGGATGCCGAGCGCTTCTACACCGCCACATCCGGTCTCAAGCAGATCGCCGACGAGCGTCTTTCTCGTCGCCTGGAATCGGGCCTGCGTGACCAGTTTGGTAAGCGCACCCTGCATGAAGTGGTTTCCGGCGAGCGTGACGCTCTGATGGCGGATATCACCGCTTCGCTGAACAAGATGGCCGAGAAGGAACTGGGTATCGAAGTGGTCGATGTCCGGGTCAAGGCGATCGATCTGCCGAAGGAAGTGAACCGCAGCGTGTTCGAGCGCATGAGCACCGAGCGTGAGCGTGAGGCTCGCGAGCACCGGGCCAAGGGTAACGAGCTGGCAGAAGGCATTCGTGCCGACGCTGATCGTCAGCGGCGTGTGTTGCTGGCTGAAGCCTATCGCGAGTCTGAAGAAGTGCGCGGTGATGGCGATGCCCAGGCGGCGGCGATCTATGCCAAGGCCTACGGTCAGGATCAGGAGTTCTACGCGTTCTATCGTAGCCTGCGTGCCTACCGTGAAAGCTTCGCGAACAAATCCGACGTCATGGTCCTGGACCCAAGCAGCGACTTTTTCCACTATCTGGAAAAGTCCAAGCCTTGA
- the hflK gene encoding FtsH protease activity modulator HflK — protein MAWNEPGGNSNNQDPWGGKRRNNGDRKGPPDLDEAFRKLQESLNGLFGGGKKRGDDGGSSGKGGGFGLLGIGLVVLAAVWLYSAVYVVDEQEQAVVLRFGKYYETVGPGLNIYFPPIDRKYMENVTRERAYTKQGQMLTEDENIVEVPLTVQYKISNLQDFVLNVDQPEISLQHATDSALRHVVGSTAMDQVLTEGRELMASEIKERLQRFLDNYRTGITVTQVNVQSAAAPREVQEAFDDVIRAREDEQRSRNQAETYANGVVPEARGQAQRILEDANGYRDEVVSRAKGEADRFTKLVAEYRKAPEVTRQRLYLDTMQEVFSNTSKVLVTGSKGGQNNLLYLPLDKMIDSGRSGAAPVTGSASAASNEANARAAADHMQQQQQTRSRESR, from the coding sequence ATGGCTTGGAATGAGCCGGGTGGCAACTCGAATAATCAGGACCCTTGGGGTGGTAAGCGCCGCAATAATGGCGATCGCAAGGGGCCACCAGATCTCGACGAGGCCTTCCGTAAGCTGCAGGAAAGCCTGAATGGGTTGTTCGGTGGTGGTAAGAAACGTGGTGATGACGGCGGTAGCTCCGGCAAGGGCGGTGGTTTCGGCTTGCTGGGTATTGGTCTTGTCGTGCTGGCGGCCGTGTGGCTGTACAGCGCGGTTTATGTAGTCGATGAGCAGGAGCAGGCCGTGGTGCTGCGCTTCGGCAAATACTACGAAACCGTCGGCCCGGGTCTGAACATCTACTTCCCGCCGATCGATCGCAAGTACATGGAAAACGTCACGCGCGAGCGTGCCTATACCAAGCAGGGGCAGATGCTCACCGAGGACGAGAACATCGTCGAAGTGCCGCTGACCGTGCAGTACAAGATCAGCAACCTGCAGGACTTCGTGCTGAACGTGGATCAGCCGGAAATCAGCCTGCAGCATGCGACTGACAGCGCCCTGCGCCATGTGGTGGGTTCAACCGCCATGGACCAGGTGCTGACTGAAGGCCGTGAATTGATGGCCAGCGAGATCAAGGAGCGTCTGCAGCGTTTCCTCGACAACTACCGCACCGGTATCACCGTGACTCAGGTGAACGTACAGAGCGCAGCTGCACCGCGTGAAGTACAGGAAGCCTTCGACGATGTGATCCGTGCCCGTGAAGATGAACAGCGCTCGCGCAACCAGGCTGAAACCTATGCCAACGGCGTAGTGCCGGAGGCTCGTGGTCAGGCTCAGCGCATCCTCGAGGACGCCAACGGTTATCGCGACGAAGTGGTTTCTCGGGCCAAGGGTGAGGCAGATCGTTTCACCAAGCTGGTTGCCGAATACCGCAAGGCTCCTGAAGTCACCCGTCAGCGCCTGTACCTGGACACCATGCAGGAAGTCTTCAGCAACACCAGCAAGGTGTTGGTGACCGGCAGCAAGGGTGGGCAGAACAACCTGCTCTACCTTCCGCTGGACAAGATGATCGACAGTGGTCGTAGCGGCGCTGCTCCGGTAACGGGCTCGGCTTCTGCGGCCAGCAATGAAGCGAACGCGCGCGCTGCGGCTGATCATATGCAGCAACAGCAGCAGACGCGTTCTAGGGAGAGTCGCTGA
- a CDS encoding methyl-accepting chemotaxis protein, whose translation MSAVLSLLQSRLLRPVFVTLGIALLVQVVLAVALTRSTVTALEADLASRLGVDSQKLSGELEQAGKEVTSSLESLSSSTRQRLTAGLSSRLKEEQVQLRAALEKDLKDSANDMAQLLASVAPRAMWDSDVPTLSEFARRAQRNPNVLFVVYDDAAGEHLTRYLNRENPINKALLEKGKGDRALDKVLDAAKNDPSVYYLEASINPNGVEIGKVLMGVSTASVEADIAALDQRFGALIASSDQLVGDSLKGASADSSAAMRSRLQSAQATAAQMQANTTSTVQEAAATLRWQIGVGLALVGLALLLLLAVVLGRRVVNKLHLLISALNDLAAGEGDLTKRVPLNSNDEIGDMASAVNRFVDKLQPIVREAGDVAQRTGVEIGAMSLRNAGADAAAEAQRDEVAESLRALSQMADEAQAESQAMQAALQQVVEIRQATDENTRTSEQVGNLIEALAGQVDTGAKVIERLAQQSEQIEVVLTVIHGIAEQTNLLALNAAIEAARAGETGRGFAVVADEVRALASKTQSSTGDIQAHIGALQQGAREAVAAIGQAGRQASEGLLVLRDSARLQQTVQSSVEQVHAAIGLATQAAAHQAQGAQAVRGRVETIHAQAERAAQAVVETTASGKVLDSLAAQLKASLGQFRA comes from the coding sequence GTGTCGGCCGTTCTCTCACTGTTACAAAGCCGTTTACTGCGGCCTGTGTTCGTTACCCTCGGTATCGCCCTTTTGGTGCAGGTAGTGCTCGCGGTTGCCCTGACTCGGAGCACGGTGACTGCCCTGGAGGCCGATCTGGCTTCGCGTTTGGGGGTTGATAGCCAGAAGTTGTCTGGCGAACTCGAGCAGGCAGGCAAGGAAGTCACTTCCAGCCTGGAAAGCCTGTCCAGCAGCACCCGTCAGCGTCTGACCGCGGGCCTGTCTTCCCGTCTCAAGGAAGAGCAGGTGCAACTGCGTGCGGCCCTGGAAAAGGACCTGAAGGACTCTGCCAATGACATGGCTCAGTTGCTGGCCTCCGTGGCGCCTCGTGCCATGTGGGACAGTGATGTGCCGACTTTGTCCGAGTTCGCACGACGTGCTCAGCGTAATCCCAACGTGTTGTTCGTGGTTTATGACGATGCTGCGGGTGAACACCTGACGCGTTACCTGAACCGCGAGAATCCGATCAACAAGGCCCTGCTGGAGAAGGGCAAGGGCGATCGGGCCTTGGACAAGGTGCTGGATGCGGCCAAGAACGATCCTTCGGTCTACTACCTGGAGGCATCGATCAACCCTAATGGGGTCGAGATCGGCAAGGTGCTGATGGGGGTGTCCACGGCTTCTGTGGAAGCGGATATTGCCGCCCTGGATCAGCGTTTTGGGGCATTGATCGCCAGCAGTGACCAGTTGGTCGGCGACAGTCTCAAGGGAGCCTCTGCCGACAGTTCGGCGGCCATGCGTTCACGCTTGCAGTCGGCCCAGGCCACTGCCGCGCAGATGCAGGCCAATACCACCAGCACGGTGCAAGAGGCGGCAGCGACGCTGCGCTGGCAGATCGGTGTGGGCCTGGCGCTGGTGGGGCTGGCTTTGCTGCTGTTGCTGGCGGTGGTGCTGGGGCGGCGCGTGGTGAACAAGTTGCACCTGTTGATTTCCGCCCTCAATGACTTGGCAGCAGGCGAGGGGGATCTGACCAAGCGTGTGCCGCTCAACAGCAATGATGAGATCGGCGACATGGCCTCGGCGGTGAATCGCTTTGTGGATAAGTTGCAGCCCATCGTGCGTGAGGCGGGGGATGTGGCGCAGCGTACCGGTGTCGAGATCGGCGCCATGAGCCTGCGTAATGCCGGGGCGGATGCGGCGGCCGAAGCGCAGCGCGACGAGGTGGCGGAAAGCCTGCGGGCGCTGTCGCAGATGGCTGATGAAGCCCAGGCGGAAAGCCAGGCGATGCAGGCGGCGCTGCAGCAGGTGGTGGAGATCCGTCAGGCCACTGACGAGAACACCCGTACCTCCGAGCAGGTCGGCAACCTCATCGAGGCCTTGGCCGGGCAGGTGGATACCGGGGCCAAGGTGATCGAGCGCCTGGCGCAGCAGAGCGAGCAGATCGAGGTGGTGCTGACGGTGATTCATGGCATTGCCGAACAGACCAACCTGCTGGCGCTGAATGCGGCGATCGAAGCGGCGCGCGCCGGTGAAACCGGGCGCGGGTTTGCCGTCGTGGCGGATGAGGTGCGAGCCCTGGCCAGCAAGACCCAGAGCTCCACTGGCGACATCCAGGCCCATATCGGCGCGCTGCAGCAGGGCGCGCGGGAGGCGGTGGCGGCCATTGGTCAGGCTGGGCGTCAGGCCAGCGAGGGTTTGCTGGTGCTGCGTGACAGTGCTCGCCTGCAGCAGACGGTGCAGTCTTCGGTCGAACAGGTACATGCCGCCATTGGCCTGGCCACCCAGGCCGCGGCCCATCAGGCTCAGGGCGCGCAAGCGGTGCGTGGGCGGGTGGAAACCATCCATGCCCAGGCCGAGCGGGCGGCCCAGGCGGTGGTGGAAACCACCGCCAGTGGCAAGGTGCTGGACAGTCTGGCGGCGCAGCTCAAGGCCAGTCTCGGCCAGTTCCGCGCCTGA
- the miaA gene encoding tRNA (adenosine(37)-N6)-dimethylallyltransferase MiaA — MTQLPPAIFLMGPTAAGKTDLAIELSKVLPCELISVDSALVYRGMDIGTAKPSRELLAQYPHRLIDILDPAESYSAADFRTDALAAMADITARGKIPLLVGGTMLYYKALLEGLADMPPADPQVRAELEEEAQRLGWQALHDQLAAVDPESAARIHPNDPQRLTRALEVYRVSGLTMTAHRQRQLAQSTEAGASGRGQLPYTVANLAIAPANRQVLHQRIAQRFTQMLEQGFIDEVVALRSRSDLHAGLPSIRAVGYRQVWDYLDGKLTSAEMQERGIIATRQLAKRQFTWLRSWADLQWLDSLDCDNLPRALKYLGTISILS, encoded by the coding sequence ATGACTCAGCTTCCTCCAGCGATTTTCCTCATGGGCCCGACCGCTGCGGGCAAGACCGACCTGGCCATCGAGCTGAGCAAGGTGCTGCCTTGCGAGTTGATCAGTGTCGACTCGGCGCTGGTCTATCGCGGCATGGACATCGGCACCGCCAAGCCTTCCAGGGAATTGCTGGCGCAATATCCCCATCGCCTGATCGACATTCTCGATCCCGCAGAAAGCTATTCAGCGGCGGACTTTCGGACCGATGCCCTGGCGGCGATGGCCGATATCACCGCGCGGGGCAAGATTCCGCTGCTGGTGGGCGGCACCATGCTGTACTACAAGGCGTTGCTCGAAGGTCTGGCGGACATGCCGCCGGCGGACCCTCAGGTGCGGGCCGAGCTTGAAGAAGAGGCCCAGCGTCTGGGATGGCAGGCGCTGCATGATCAGTTGGCGGCGGTGGATCCGGAGTCGGCCGCCAGGATCCATCCCAATGATCCCCAGCGTCTGACTCGGGCACTGGAAGTCTATCGGGTCAGTGGGCTGACGATGACCGCTCATCGTCAGCGTCAATTGGCGCAAAGTACTGAAGCAGGCGCATCGGGACGCGGTCAATTGCCCTATACTGTCGCCAATCTGGCCATCGCTCCGGCGAATCGTCAGGTACTGCACCAGCGTATTGCACAAAGATTCACACAAATGTTGGAACAGGGATTCATTGATGAGGTCGTAGCTCTGCGCTCCAGAAGTGACCTGCACGCCGGGTTGCCGTCTATACGTGCTGTGGGCTACCGCCAAGTCTGGGATTACCTGGATGGCAAACTGACGTCAGCCGAAATGCAGGAGCGGGGCATCATCGCCACGCGCCAATTGGCGAAGCGGCAGTTCACCTGGTTACGCAGTTGGGCTGACCTGCAATGGTTGGACAGCCTGGATTGCGACAATCTGCCACGCGCCTTGAAATACTTAGGGACGATCTCCATATTGAGCTGA
- the hfq gene encoding RNA chaperone Hfq, which yields MSKGHSLQDPYLNTLRKEKVGVSIYLVNGIKLQGTIESFDQFVILLKNTVSQMVYKHAISTVVPVRPIRLPSASESEQGDAEPGNA from the coding sequence ATGTCAAAAGGGCATTCGCTACAAGACCCTTACTTGAATACATTGCGTAAAGAGAAAGTTGGGGTATCCATCTATCTGGTTAACGGAATCAAACTGCAAGGCACGATCGAGTCCTTTGACCAGTTCGTCATCCTGCTGAAAAACACCGTCAGCCAAATGGTTTACAAGCACGCTATCTCTACAGTGGTTCCGGTTCGCCCAATTCGTCTGCCTAGTGCATCCGAATCCGAACAGGGTGACGCTGAGCCAGGTAACGCCTGA
- a CDS encoding adenylosuccinate synthase has translation MGKNVVVLGTQWGDEGKGKIVDLLTEHAAAVVRYQGGHNAGHTLVIDGEKTVLHLIPSGVLREGVQCLIGNGVVVAPDALMREIVKLEEKGVPVRERLRISPSCPLILSYHVALDQAREKARGEQKIGTTGRGIGPAYEDKVARRGLRIGDLFHRERFAAKLGELLDYHNFVLVNYYKEPAIDFQKTLDECMEYAELLKPMMLDVTAELHQLRRAGKDIMFEGAQGSLLDIDHGTYPYVTSSNTTAGGIATGSGVGPMYLDYILGITKAYTTRVGSGPFPTELFDDVGAFLAKRGHEFGATTGRARRCGWFDAVILRRAIDVNSISGLCLTKLDVLDGLETINICVGYKNQDGAVIDAPTDADSYIGLEPVYEQMPGWSESTLGAKTLEELPAAAQAYIKRIEELVGAPIDIISTGPDRNETIVLRHPFA, from the coding sequence ATGGGTAAGAATGTCGTAGTCCTGGGCACCCAGTGGGGTGATGAGGGCAAAGGCAAGATCGTTGATCTGCTGACCGAACATGCCGCCGCCGTAGTGCGCTACCAAGGTGGCCACAACGCTGGCCACACCCTGGTGATCGACGGTGAGAAGACCGTGCTGCACCTGATTCCGTCCGGCGTGCTGCGCGAAGGCGTGCAGTGCCTGATCGGTAACGGCGTGGTGGTAGCACCGGACGCCTTGATGCGTGAAATCGTCAAGCTGGAAGAGAAAGGCGTGCCGGTGCGCGAGCGTCTGCGCATCAGCCCTTCCTGCCCGCTGATCCTGTCCTACCACGTAGCCCTGGACCAGGCTCGCGAGAAGGCCCGTGGCGAGCAGAAGATCGGTACCACCGGTCGCGGCATCGGCCCGGCTTACGAAGACAAGGTTGCCCGTCGTGGCCTGCGCATCGGTGATCTGTTCCACCGCGAGCGTTTCGCCGCCAAGCTGGGCGAGTTGCTGGACTACCACAACTTTGTCCTGGTCAATTACTACAAAGAGCCGGCCATCGACTTCCAGAAGACTCTGGACGAATGCATGGAGTACGCCGAGCTGCTCAAGCCGATGATGCTCGACGTCACCGCCGAGCTGCACCAACTGCGCCGCGCCGGCAAGGACATCATGTTCGAAGGTGCCCAGGGCTCGCTGCTGGACATTGACCACGGTACCTACCCGTACGTCACCAGTTCCAACACCACCGCCGGCGGCATCGCCACCGGTTCGGGCGTGGGCCCGATGTACCTGGACTACATCCTGGGCATCACCAAGGCCTACACCACTCGCGTGGGTTCGGGTCCATTCCCGACTGAACTGTTCGATGACGTCGGTGCGTTCCTGGCCAAGCGTGGTCACGAGTTCGGTGCTACTACCGGTCGTGCCCGTCGTTGCGGCTGGTTCGACGCCGTGATCCTGCGTCGCGCCATCGACGTCAACAGCATCTCGGGCCTGTGCCTGACCAAGCTGGACGTGCTGGACGGCCTGGAAACCATCAACATCTGTGTCGGCTACAAGAACCAGGATGGTGCAGTCATCGACGCGCCGACCGACGCCGACAGCTACATCGGCCTGGAGCCGGTGTACGAGCAGATGCCGGGCTGGAGCGAATCGACCCTGGGCGCCAAGACCCTGGAAGAGCTGCCTGCTGCCGCCCAGGCCTACATTAAGCGCATCGAAGAGTTGGTCGGCGCGCCGATCGACATTATTTCGACAGGTCCGGACCGCAACGAAACCATCGTTCTGCGCCATCCGTTCGCTTGA
- the hflX gene encoding ribosome rescue GTPase HflX, translated as MFFERHGGGERAILVHLDGQDPEAREDPQEFQELALSAGAETVAFVSVPRHRPTAKYLVGSGKVEELRDLVKAEQVDLVIFNHILTPSQERNLERVFECRVIDRTGLILDIFAQRARTHEGKLQVELAQLEHMSTRLVRGWTHLERQKGGIGLRGPGETQLETDRRLLRVRLRQIKARLEKVRSQREQARRGRKRADIPSVSLVGYTNAGKSTLFNAVTASDVFAADQLFATLDPTLRRLELDDLGPIVLADTVGFIRHLPHKLVEAFRATLEESSNSDLLLHVIDAHEPERTAQIEQVMVVLGEIGAQDLPILEVYNKLDLLEGVEPQIQRDPDGKPQRVWLSARDGQGLDLLKQAIAELLGEDLFVGTLRLPQRFARLRAQFFQLNAVQKEDHDDEGVSLLAVRLPRTELNRLVSREGLQPSEFIEQHTLQ; from the coding sequence TTGTTCTTTGAGCGCCACGGTGGTGGTGAACGGGCCATTCTCGTTCACTTGGATGGTCAGGACCCTGAGGCGCGCGAAGATCCGCAGGAGTTTCAGGAGCTGGCATTATCGGCCGGCGCCGAGACCGTCGCGTTTGTTAGCGTGCCGCGTCATCGGCCAACCGCCAAATACCTGGTTGGCAGCGGCAAGGTCGAGGAATTGCGCGACCTGGTCAAAGCCGAACAGGTAGACCTGGTGATTTTCAATCACATCCTCACGCCCAGTCAGGAACGTAACCTCGAACGTGTATTCGAGTGTCGCGTGATTGATCGCACGGGCCTGATTCTCGATATCTTCGCTCAGCGTGCGCGCACCCATGAAGGCAAGCTCCAGGTTGAACTGGCCCAGCTTGAGCACATGAGCACGCGGCTGGTCCGCGGCTGGACTCACCTTGAACGGCAGAAAGGCGGTATCGGTCTGCGTGGTCCGGGTGAAACCCAATTGGAAACCGACCGGCGCCTGCTGCGAGTGCGTCTGCGGCAAATCAAGGCGCGCCTGGAAAAGGTTCGCAGTCAACGTGAGCAGGCCCGCCGTGGCCGCAAACGTGCCGACATTCCCTCGGTGTCGCTGGTGGGCTATACCAACGCTGGCAAGTCCACGTTGTTCAATGCTGTCACCGCTTCCGATGTGTTCGCCGCCGACCAGCTGTTCGCTACCCTCGATCCGACTTTGCGCCGCTTGGAGCTGGATGACCTGGGGCCGATTGTATTGGCCGATACCGTGGGATTCATTCGTCACCTGCCGCATAAGCTGGTGGAGGCATTTCGAGCTACCCTCGAAGAGTCCAGTAACTCCGACCTGCTGCTGCACGTGATCGATGCGCATGAACCCGAGCGTACTGCCCAGATCGAGCAGGTGATGGTGGTGCTGGGCGAGATCGGGGCTCAAGACTTGCCGATCCTGGAGGTCTATAACAAACTCGATTTGCTCGAGGGTGTGGAGCCGCAGATCCAGCGCGATCCGGACGGCAAGCCGCAGCGAGTCTGGCTGTCGGCCCGTGACGGCCAGGGGCTGGATCTGCTCAAGCAGGCCATCGCGGAACTGCTGGGTGAAGATTTGTTCGTGGGCACCTTGCGCTTGCCTCAACGTTTTGCTCGACTGCGAGCACAGTTTTTCCAGTTGAACGCTGTGCAGAAAGAAGATCATGACGACGAGGGTGTCAGTTTGCTGGCCGTTCGCCTGCCGCGGACCGAGTTGAATCGGCTGGTCAGTCGCGAAGGTTTGCAGCCGTCGGAATTCATCGAGCAACACACTTTGCAATAA